The following proteins are co-located in the Longimicrobium sp. genome:
- a CDS encoding thioesterase family protein — protein sequence MNLIFRLLYTAIAALMRRRLAPLDESVVRFTVLPTDLDLNGHMNNGRYLTIMDLGRVDLLLRTGVVGAMRRHRWAGVVASVAVRFRRALNPFQRYELRSRLIGWDERWFFMEQRFTRRGELCAYALVKIQFSGREGRVAPQAMADAVHPGAESPPVPQAVRDWQNSEERLVAGEEPAPALA from the coding sequence ATGAACCTGATCTTCCGCCTGCTGTACACGGCCATCGCCGCCTTGATGCGCCGGAGGCTGGCGCCGCTGGACGAGTCGGTGGTGCGCTTCACCGTGCTGCCCACCGACCTCGACCTCAACGGGCACATGAACAACGGGCGTTACCTGACGATCATGGACCTGGGCCGCGTGGACCTGCTCCTGCGCACCGGCGTGGTCGGCGCGATGCGGCGGCACCGCTGGGCGGGCGTGGTCGCGTCGGTGGCTGTGCGCTTCCGGCGCGCGCTCAACCCGTTCCAGCGCTACGAGCTGCGCAGCCGGCTGATCGGCTGGGACGAGCGCTGGTTCTTCATGGAGCAGCGCTTCACCCGCCGTGGCGAGCTGTGCGCGTACGCGCTGGTGAAGATCCAGTTCTCCGGGCGCGAGGGCCGCGTGGCGCCGCAGGCGATGGCCGACGCCGTCCACCCCGGCGCCGAGAGCCCGCCTGTGCCGCAGGCGGTGCGCGACTGGCAGAACAGCGAGGAACGGCTCGTGGCCGGCGAGGAACCCGCACCCGCGCTCGCATGA
- a CDS encoding DUF2339 domain-containing protein: protein MNPQDPRALEARIERLERMVEDLHRQLAARPPAPTPPPPQQQFPYPPHAAGPAMDPRLHPPHPHPHSLRHSLGLPKFQWDGQLWLNRLGIGLVLLGTGLLFRYSIEMGWLTPAVRVAFGAALGVVLFLLGLRLDPRQRFGAVLLGGGVATWYITGWAAFNLYGLIGYLAAFLGMVAITGIAFGFALGRDAPALGVLGAVGGLGTPLLLGVSYGTARGFALYTCLILAWNAGVYLRRGWKSLLWTAMPLGWVLLFIYARHLPPEPQTAPGDRWIVQLAAVFAWAVLGALPLARRVVMLRRAGGHEFHWKHSETAHWYGLALIPPAAALAVAAAVWNPQPEPWGWWTLAVAAGYAAAGWALYRPDHRIARALFFTASVLVSAGCVAAFHGDALLFALALQALGLHLLAGKGGGPSIRWMAHRVFIVAAAWMLYRLLENDDTDAPRVLADLAVVAVGFGASFLFRSKRWVYGYRFFVHVALMGWLWRQLAPYEGGEGLATISWGVYGLALLLYGLRRGRPVVEKTGIATLFAVVAKLFLVDLSALHPLFRVLLFLGFGGVFLFLSYSLQAWWKDAREAADARAAAR, encoded by the coding sequence ATGAACCCGCAGGACCCCCGCGCGCTCGAGGCGCGCATCGAGCGCCTGGAGCGCATGGTGGAGGACCTCCACCGCCAGCTCGCCGCGCGTCCGCCCGCGCCCACCCCGCCGCCGCCGCAGCAGCAGTTCCCGTATCCGCCGCACGCGGCCGGGCCGGCGATGGATCCGCGTCTCCATCCTCCTCATCCCCATCCCCACTCCCTCCGCCACTCGCTGGGGCTGCCGAAGTTCCAGTGGGACGGGCAGCTGTGGCTCAACCGGCTGGGGATCGGGCTGGTGCTGCTGGGAACGGGGCTGCTCTTCCGCTACTCGATCGAGATGGGGTGGCTCACCCCCGCCGTGCGCGTTGCGTTCGGCGCGGCGCTGGGCGTCGTGCTCTTCCTGCTCGGCCTGCGGCTGGACCCGCGGCAGCGCTTCGGCGCCGTGCTGCTGGGCGGCGGCGTGGCCACCTGGTACATCACCGGGTGGGCGGCGTTCAACCTGTACGGGCTGATTGGCTACCTGGCGGCGTTCCTGGGGATGGTGGCCATCACCGGGATCGCGTTCGGCTTCGCGCTGGGCCGCGACGCGCCGGCGCTGGGCGTGCTGGGCGCCGTCGGCGGGCTGGGGACGCCGCTGCTGCTCGGTGTCTCGTACGGGACGGCGCGCGGGTTCGCGCTCTACACCTGCCTGATCCTGGCGTGGAACGCGGGCGTGTACCTGCGCCGCGGGTGGAAGTCGCTGCTGTGGACGGCGATGCCGCTGGGGTGGGTGCTGCTGTTCATCTACGCCCGCCACCTGCCGCCCGAGCCGCAGACCGCGCCGGGCGACCGCTGGATCGTGCAGCTGGCGGCGGTGTTCGCGTGGGCGGTGCTCGGCGCCTTGCCGCTGGCCCGGCGCGTGGTGATGCTGCGGCGGGCGGGCGGCCACGAGTTCCACTGGAAGCATTCGGAGACCGCGCACTGGTACGGGCTGGCGCTGATCCCGCCGGCCGCCGCGCTGGCGGTGGCCGCAGCGGTGTGGAATCCCCAGCCCGAGCCGTGGGGATGGTGGACGCTGGCCGTGGCCGCCGGGTACGCGGCGGCGGGATGGGCGCTCTATCGCCCCGACCACCGCATCGCGCGGGCGCTGTTCTTCACCGCGTCGGTGCTGGTCTCGGCCGGGTGCGTGGCCGCCTTCCACGGCGACGCGCTGCTGTTCGCGCTGGCGCTGCAGGCGCTGGGGCTGCACCTGCTGGCGGGGAAGGGCGGGGGACCGTCGATCCGCTGGATGGCGCACCGCGTGTTCATCGTGGCTGCGGCGTGGATGCTCTATCGCCTGTTGGAGAACGACGATACGGATGCGCCGCGGGTGCTGGCCGACCTCGCCGTGGTCGCCGTCGGCTTCGGCGCGTCGTTCCTCTTCCGCTCGAAGCGCTGGGTGTACGGCTACCGCTTCTTCGTGCACGTGGCGCTGATGGGATGGCTCTGGCGCCAGCTCGCGCCGTACGAGGGCGGGGAGGGGCTGGCGACGATCTCGTGGGGAGTGTACGGGCTGGCGCTCCTCCTCTACGGCCTGCGCCGCGGCCGGCCGGTGGTGGAGAAGACGGGGATCGCCACGCTCTTCGCCGTGGTCGCCAAGCTCTTCCTGGTGGACCTGTCGGCGCTGCACCCGCTCTTCCGCGTGCTGCTGTTCCTTGGCTTCGGCGGCGTCTTCCTCTTCCTCAGCTACTCGCTGCAGGCGTGGTGGAAGGACGCGCGCGAGGCGGCCGACGCCCGCGCGGCGGCGCGCTGA